ATCGGCCGTCCGATCGGTCATGTATTCCTGACCGGACTGCGGAGCCATTTGACAGGCCTTCGCGGCGACACTCGAGTAGCCGGTCCTCTCCGACCGTGCGTCCCCTGTTCTGGAGGTTGGTGTGCTGACACGCGCCCATGCGGCCCTGGCCGCGTCTGTCCTGCTCGTCCTTGCGGCTCTGCTCGCGGTTCTGCCTGCGACCACGGCGACCGCACAGGTGGGTGAGCGCAACGCCCTCGTCACCCGCGGCACCGTCACCGACGACTTCGAGCTCGCCACCGTGGCAAAGATCAACAAGGTGCGGGCCGCGCACGGTCTGCGCCCGATCAAGCGGGTCATCCCCTGCCTCGACGGGCTCTCCGAGAACTGGGGCCAGCGCATGGTCGCCGAGGGCCTGTGGGAGCACCGCGACCAGTCGAGCGTGGTCAGCGCCTGCCGGCTGTCGTGGACCGGCGAGACCCTGGCACGGGGCAACTTCACTCCGGCATCGCTCGTGAAGATGTGGATGAACTCCCCGCCGCACCGCGCGATCCTGCTCACCACCCGTGCAAGGCTTGCCGGAATCGACGTCCGGTCCGGCGGGAACGGCCAGTATGCAGCGGTTCTCAATCTGGGTGACCGCGGCTGACCTGATGGTCTAGGTTGAGCGGTTCCGCCCAATCGCCTGACCTCCCGGGAGTCTGCATGCTCTACGTCGCCGTCGCGACGCGGACATTCCGGCGTTACTCGACCTACGTCGGCGCCACGGTGGCCGGCATCTTCACCAACTCCGTCTTCGGCCTCATCTACAGCTACGCCTACTCGGCGCTATGGGACCAGCGCCCCGACGCCGGCGGCTACGACTCCATCGACGCCGTCACCTACGTGTGGCTGGGCCAGGCGCTGTTGATGACTGTGGCGACCTGGGGCGGCGGCACCACCGACGACCTGGCCGAGCGGATCCGCACCGGCGACGTCGCCATCGACCTCTACCGGCCGGTCGGGATCATGGGGTGGTACCTCGCCGGCGACCTCGGCCGGGCGTCGTACCACCTCATCACGCGCGGTGTGGGCCCGACGATCCTGGGCTACCTGCTCTTCGACATCCGGCTGCCCGGTGGTCCGGTGGCGGCGATCGGGTTCCTGCTCAGCCTCGTGCTGGCGGTCGTGACGAGCTTCGCGATCCGCTGGCTGGTGGCGTGCTCGACGTTCTGGCTGCTCGACCAGGGCGGTCTGCGGATGATGGCCGGTGCGCTGGCGCTGTTCTTCAGCGGGATGGCGCTGCCGCTGGTGATCTTCCCCGAGCCGTGGCGGTCGATCGCCCTGGCGCTGCCTTGGGCGTCGTACCTCCAGACTCCGGCCGACATCTGGCTCGGCAAGCGCGAGGGCCTGGACCTGCTGGCCGCGCTCGCGCTCCAGGGCGTCTGGATCGTCATCCTGCTCGGCATCGGTCAGGTCGTGCTCTCGGCCGCGACGCGCAAGGTGGTGGTCCAAGGTGGCTAACAGGGTGGCTGACATGGGCATCGTGCGGGACGCCCCGCGGCAGTACGCATGGATCGCGCTCATGTGGATCCGCGCCGCCCTGGCCTACCCCGCGTCGTTCTGGATCATGACCGTGTCGAGCGCGATCATCACCGGCCTCGACTTCGTCGGCATCGCCATCATGTTCGCCACGGTCGACACCCTGGGCGCTTTCGGCCTGCGCGAGATCGCCCTCCTGTACGGCGCCAGCGGCTTCGCCCTCGGGCTGGCCGACATGGCCATCGGCAGCGTCGAGCAGATCGGCCAGCACGTGCGCACCGGCAGCCTCGACACGATGATGACGCGGCCGGTGCCGCTGCTGGTGCAGGTGTGCGCCGACAAGTTCGCCCTGCGGAGGCTCGGGCGGATCAGCCAGTCGGTCATCGTGTTCGCGTGGGCGGGGTTACCCGTCGACTGGACGCCGGCGCGCGCCGCCGTCGCGCTGATGATGGTGGTCGCCGGCTTCGGCATCTTCTTCTCGTTCTTCGTGGCGTTCTCGTGCATCCAGTTCTGGACTGCGGATGCCAGCGAGTTCGCCAATGCGTTCACCTACGGCGGCAACACGATGACGCAGTACCCGCTCACGATCTTCCCGCGCGACGTCGTCGTGTCCTTGACGTTCCTGCTGCCGGTGGCATTCGTGAACTGGTATCCCTGCCTGTTCATCCTCGGCCGCGAGGACCCCTTCGGGATGCCTTCCTGGTTCGCCTTCCTCTCCCCCGTCGTCGCCGTCGGGCTGCTCGCCGTCTCGGCGCTCGCCTGGCGCACCGGGGTCCGCCACTACACCTCCACGGGAAGCTGATGTCGCTCATCCATGCGCACGACCTGAGCCGCACCTTCGTCGTACGACGCAAGGCCGGTGCGCTGCGCCGTACTCGGGAAGAGGTGCACGCCGTCCACGGCGTCACGTTCTCGGTGGAGCCCGGCGAGATGGTCGGCTACATCGGCCCGAACGGCGCCGGCAAGTCGACGACGATCAAGATGCTGACCGGGATCCTGGTGCCGACCGGCGGCGAGCTGCTCGTCTCCGGGGTGGAGCCGAGCAAGCACCGCACCGAGCTCGCCCGCAAGATCGGCGTGGTCTTCGGCCAGCGCACGACGTTGTGGTGGGACCTGCCGTTGCGCGACTCGTTCGAGCTGCTCCAGAAGATCTACAAGATCCCGCCGGTGCGCTACCGAGAGAACCTCGACACGTTCGTCGAGCTGCTCGACCTCGGCGACCTGCTCGACACCCCCGTGCGCCAGCTGTCACTCGGTCAGCGGATGCGCGGCGACATCACCGCCGCGCTGCTGCACGACCCCGACGTGCTCTACCTCGACGAGCCCACCATCGGGCTCGACGTGATCAGCAAGGGTCGGCTGCGCGAGTTCCTGCGCACCCTCAACGCCGAGCGCGGCACCACACTGCTGCTCACCACGCACGACCTGCAGGACATCGAGGCGCTCTGCGACCGGGTGATCGTGATCGACCACGGCACCCTCGTGTACGACGGCACGCTGGCCGGGCTGCATGAGCACGGTGGCTCGACCCGCACGCTCGTGGTCGACCTGGTCGACGAGGCGCCCCCGGTCGAGGTGCCGGGGGCGACGGTCCGCCGGGTCGAGGGTCCGCGTCAGTGGCTGACCTTTCCGGCCGATGCCAGCGCTGCACCCATCGTGGCCGCGGTTGCCGCGTCGTACTCCGTGGCCGATCTGTCGATCCAGGAGCCGGACATCGAGGACGTCATCCGGCAGCTGTACTCGCGCTCCTGAGACCGGTGCCGGGATCTACTCATGCGCATCACCTTCCTGGCTTGAAGCTTCCCGGTCCACGGTCTCGTCAAGTCCGGAGGAGGCGTGGGCCCGTGTCGCCACCCTGCCGCAATGCAGAGACCGGCCCGCGACGCGGCAGGACTCGTTCGCGTACGACTTCGACGTCGATCACCCGATCGCGTTGTCCCGAGACAGTCGAGGATTCGTTGCCGGCGCATCCCGACCACGGTGGCGTGCCGCAGGTACAGACGTAGGAGACCGACGACCCCGGTCACTGTCTTTCACTGTCACTGTCGCTGCCGCGATGGTCGATGCGCCGAGGACGTCACCCGCCAGTCGTGCTTGCGCCCCCGACCCGGACCTCGGAGTCGACCGACCGCGCCAAGATCAGCACCGCACGGTCATCGTCTCCACGGTCGACCCGGCGCAGGATCCGGCGGGCAGCGCCCGAGAAACCCAATCTCACGGCCTCGCGGGCGACGTCCTGCAGCCAGGCAATGCCGGTGTCGAGGTCGCTGTCGCGCGACTCGACAACCCCATCGGTGTAGAACATCAGCGCGTCGCCGGGAGCCAGCTGGCCGACGCTGCCGTGCAGCTCGGGGTCGGGCATGATGCCGAGCGCGGTGCCGCGGGCGTTGTCGATCTCCCAGGCCCGCTGGCCGTCAGCCGTGAGGGCGTGCCAGTGCAGCGCGGGCGGGTGCCCGGCGCTGGTGATCGAGTAGCTGCCGTCCACGAGGTCCACCAGCAGGTGGACGGCGGTCGAGAACGTCTCGTCGGAGTGCTGACGGAGCAGGAAGTCGTTGGCGGCCAGCATCAGCTCGCGCGGGGGCAGCGCACCGATCAACCCGCCGAGTGCCCCGGCGAACTGCAGGGCCTGTGGACCGGCCGCGAGCCCCTTGCCGCACACGTCGACCAGCACCATCTCGAGGTGGCGTCCCTGGCGCAGGTCGGCGACGAGGAAGTCACCGGCATAGCGGGCGCCGTTGGCCGCGAGCAGGGCCGACTGCGCCTCCCAGCCGGCCGGCAGCTCGGGGACGGACCCCTTCGACTGGAGCCGGTTGCGCAGGTTGACCAGGAGCGCCTCACTGAGCGGCATCGGCAGTCCGGACCGCTGGCGACTGGCCTGGTAGAGGATCAGCGCGATCGCGACGAACAGCGAGAGCAGCGCGGCCGCGTGGGCCCCGGTCACCGGGCCCTCGTGGACCATGGACGTGGTCGACGCCAGGCCGACGTACGCCGCGACCAGCACGAGCGGCGCGAAGCGGAGGAGCAGCATGCCGACCAGGAGCCACACGAAGTAGGCGGTCAGCGGCATCAGCTCGTAGGCGTTCCACGACACGATGAATGACACCGAGACACAAGCCAGCAGCACCAGCAGCGCGAAGACCTGGCTCTCGTTCGAGCCGCTCCGCCAGGCCACCACCTGGGCACGCACGTACGCCGCGAAACGGCGCGCGAGGTTCCCAAGGGCGGTCGACATGCGCGAAGCCTAGGTCGGGTGGTCACCCAGGTCCGGGAGATGGGCAAAGACCACCCAGGTGCGCGCGAAATTCACATCGGCGCCCGGAGCGACGCGGTG
This is a stretch of genomic DNA from Nocardioides sp. InS609-2. It encodes these proteins:
- a CDS encoding CAP domain-containing protein, yielding MLTRAHAALAASVLLVLAALLAVLPATTATAQVGERNALVTRGTVTDDFELATVAKINKVRAAHGLRPIKRVIPCLDGLSENWGQRMVAEGLWEHRDQSSVVSACRLSWTGETLARGNFTPASLVKMWMNSPPHRAILLTTRARLAGIDVRSGGNGQYAAVLNLGDRG
- a CDS encoding ABC-2 family transporter protein → MLYVAVATRTFRRYSTYVGATVAGIFTNSVFGLIYSYAYSALWDQRPDAGGYDSIDAVTYVWLGQALLMTVATWGGGTTDDLAERIRTGDVAIDLYRPVGIMGWYLAGDLGRASYHLITRGVGPTILGYLLFDIRLPGGPVAAIGFLLSLVLAVVTSFAIRWLVACSTFWLLDQGGLRMMAGALALFFSGMALPLVIFPEPWRSIALALPWASYLQTPADIWLGKREGLDLLAALALQGVWIVILLGIGQVVLSAATRKVVVQGG
- a CDS encoding ABC transporter permease codes for the protein MGIVRDAPRQYAWIALMWIRAALAYPASFWIMTVSSAIITGLDFVGIAIMFATVDTLGAFGLREIALLYGASGFALGLADMAIGSVEQIGQHVRTGSLDTMMTRPVPLLVQVCADKFALRRLGRISQSVIVFAWAGLPVDWTPARAAVALMMVVAGFGIFFSFFVAFSCIQFWTADASEFANAFTYGGNTMTQYPLTIFPRDVVVSLTFLLPVAFVNWYPCLFILGREDPFGMPSWFAFLSPVVAVGLLAVSALAWRTGVRHYTSTGS
- a CDS encoding ATP-binding cassette domain-containing protein, with protein sequence MSLIHAHDLSRTFVVRRKAGALRRTREEVHAVHGVTFSVEPGEMVGYIGPNGAGKSTTIKMLTGILVPTGGELLVSGVEPSKHRTELARKIGVVFGQRTTLWWDLPLRDSFELLQKIYKIPPVRYRENLDTFVELLDLGDLLDTPVRQLSLGQRMRGDITAALLHDPDVLYLDEPTIGLDVISKGRLREFLRTLNAERGTTLLLTTHDLQDIEALCDRVIVIDHGTLVYDGTLAGLHEHGGSTRTLVVDLVDEAPPVEVPGATVRRVEGPRQWLTFPADASAAPIVAAVAASYSVADLSIQEPDIEDVIRQLYSRS
- a CDS encoding PP2C family protein-serine/threonine phosphatase, with the translated sequence MSTALGNLARRFAAYVRAQVVAWRSGSNESQVFALLVLLACVSVSFIVSWNAYELMPLTAYFVWLLVGMLLLRFAPLVLVAAYVGLASTTSMVHEGPVTGAHAAALLSLFVAIALILYQASRQRSGLPMPLSEALLVNLRNRLQSKGSVPELPAGWEAQSALLAANGARYAGDFLVADLRQGRHLEMVLVDVCGKGLAAGPQALQFAGALGGLIGALPPRELMLAANDFLLRQHSDETFSTAVHLLVDLVDGSYSITSAGHPPALHWHALTADGQRAWEIDNARGTALGIMPDPELHGSVGQLAPGDALMFYTDGVVESRDSDLDTGIAWLQDVAREAVRLGFSGAARRILRRVDRGDDDRAVLILARSVDSEVRVGGASTTGG